One window from the genome of Glycine soja cultivar W05 chromosome 12, ASM419377v2, whole genome shotgun sequence encodes:
- the LOC114379126 gene encoding probable serine/threonine-protein kinase At1g09600 isoform X2, whose protein sequence is MGCICSKGKSADQYVAENHAKDRSSNTKHLRLGGRELTENDATAHLISNANAIGHGNGTEEASTSSDEHHQGDKNVNANATEQSPQPKIGQGTYSSVYRARDLETNKIVALKKVRFANMDPESVRFMSREIIVLRRLDHPNVMKLEGMITSRFSGSLYLIFEYMDHDLAGLAAIPNIKFTEAQIKCYMQQLLRGLEHCHSRGVMHRDIKGSNLLLDSNGNLKIGDFGLAALFQPSHGQPLTSRVVTLWYRPPELLLGATDYGVTVDLWSAGCILAELFVGKPIMPGRTEVEQLHKIFKLCGSPSEEYWKKSKPPHATVFKPQQPYKCVISQTFKDIPSSALSLLEVLLSVEPKDRGTASLALQHEFFTAMPLPCDPSTLPKYPPSKEFDAKLREEETRRQRAVNKGYEHESVGRNFRESKAVPIPDANAEFQATVGRQGQCNSKCITKKYNPEEDGDYGFHREPAKSRALDVLSHSGQSVHPSVYGSSRNMNLKEEDLTSPDHGFRSRKSELRKQKSYWQGSTAKLSRFSNSVAVQGDPLLDMSGDSSANSQWPEDQFGMRCSHQADGDSKQLLDGLKSSQKNDFHPIGKDRAKGYANKNARMHHSGPLLAPEDNLEEMLKEHERQIQQAVRKARLGKDKTKKADSESGLTESLFHHVRNQ, encoded by the exons aTGGGTTGTATATGCTCCAAAGGAAAATCTGCAGACCAATATGTTGCTGAAAACCATGCCAAAGATAGATCCTCCAACACCAAGCATTTGAGATTGGGGGGAAGAGAACTAACAGAGAATGATGCTACGGCTCACCTCATATCCAATGCAAATGCAATTGGACATGGAAATGGAACAGAAGAAGCCTCCACCTCCTCGGATGAACATCATCAAGGGGACAAGAATGTCAATGCCAATGCAACCGAACAATCACCACAACCTAAG ATTGGCCAAGGAACTTACAGCAGTGTTTATAGAGCTCGTGATCTcgaaacaaataaaattgttgCACTCAAGAAGGTTCGATTTGCTAATATGGATCCAGAAAGTGTCCGTTTTATGTCAAGGGAAATCATTGTGCTGCGAAGGCTTGATCATCCAAATGTCATGAAGCTTGAAGGCATGATTACTTCAAGGTTTTCTGGTAGCTTGTACCTTATTTTTGAATATATGGACCATGATCTTGCAGGCCTTGCAGCAATACCCAACATCAAGTTTACTGAAGCACAG ATCAAGTGTTACATGCAACAGCTTCTTCGTGGTCTTGAGCATTGTCACAGTCGTGGTGTTATGCACCGTGACATCAAGGGCTCAAATCTTCTGCTTGACAGTAATGGCAATCTGAAGATTGGTGATTTTGGGCTTGCAGCTTTGTTTCAGCCATCTCATGGGCAGCCTTTAACTAGTCGTGTCGTAACCTTGTGGTACCGACCACCTGAACTTTTGCTTGGAGCTACAGATTATGGAGTTACTGTGGATTTGTGGAGTGCTGGATGTATTCTGGCAGAGTTGTTTGTTGGGAAGCCTATAATGCCTGGACGAACAGAG GTGGAGCAACTACATAAAATCTTCAAACTTTGTGGATCTCCATCTGAAGAATACTGGAAGAAGTCAAAGCCACCACATGCAACAGTTTTTAAACCTCAACAACCTTACAAATGTGTTATTTCTCAGACATTCAAGGATATTCCATCATCTGCACTGAGCCTATTGGAGGTCCTTCTTTCTGTAGAACCGAAAGATCGAGGAACTGCTTCTTTAGCCCTTCAGCATGAG TTCTTCACAGCAATGCCACTTCCTTGTGATCCATCAACGTTACCAAAGTACCCACCAAGTAAGGAGTTTGATGCCAAACTTCGCGAAGAGGAAACTAGAAG ACAAAGAGCAGTAAATAAAGGATATGAACATGAATCAGTTGGGAGAAATTTTAGAGAGTCCAAAGCTGTGCCAATACCTGATGCTAATGCTGAGTTTCAGGCAACTGTGGGG AGACAAGGACAGTGTAATTCTAAGTGCATTACTAAGAAGTACAATCCTGAAGAGGATGGTGATTACGGCTTCCACCGCGAACCTGCAAAGTCAAGAGCACTCGATGTATTATCTCATTCTGGCCAGTCAGTGCATCCAAGTGTATATGGATCCTCACGCAATATGAATCTGAAAGAGGAAGATCTCACTAGCCCAGATCATGGCTTTAGATCAAGAAAGTCTGAGTTGAGAAAACAAAAATCCTATTGGCAAGGTAGCACTGCAAAATTGTCAAGATTTTCTAATTCAGTTGCAGTTCAAGGTGATCCACTGCTTGATATGAGTGGTGACTCTAGTGCGAATTCGCAGTGGCCAGAAGATCAGTTTGGCATGAGATGTAGCCATCAGGCTGATGGTGATTCCAAACAATTGTTGGATGGACTCAAATCTTCACAGAAGAATGACTTTCATCCTATTGGGAAGGATCGTGCTAAG GGCTATGCTAACAAAAATGCCCGCATGCACCATTCTGGACCTTTGCTGGCTCCAGAGGATAATCTTGAAGAAATGCTTAAGGAACATGAAAGGCAAATCCAACAGGCTGTCCGCAAAGCTCGTTTAGGTAAGGACAAGACAAAAAAGGCTGACAGTGAGAGTGGCCTAACTGAATCACTATTTCACCATGTGAGAAATCAATAG
- the LOC114379126 gene encoding probable serine/threonine-protein kinase At1g09600 isoform X1, which yields MGCICSKGKSADQYVAENHAKDRSSNTKHLRLGGRELTENDATAHLISNANAIGHGNGTEEASTSSDEHHQGDKNVNANATEQSPQPKVCRIFSVTGGERGGQVLTGWPSWLTAVAGEAISGWIPRRADSFEKLDKIGQGTYSSVYRARDLETNKIVALKKVRFANMDPESVRFMSREIIVLRRLDHPNVMKLEGMITSRFSGSLYLIFEYMDHDLAGLAAIPNIKFTEAQIKCYMQQLLRGLEHCHSRGVMHRDIKGSNLLLDSNGNLKIGDFGLAALFQPSHGQPLTSRVVTLWYRPPELLLGATDYGVTVDLWSAGCILAELFVGKPIMPGRTEVEQLHKIFKLCGSPSEEYWKKSKPPHATVFKPQQPYKCVISQTFKDIPSSALSLLEVLLSVEPKDRGTASLALQHEFFTAMPLPCDPSTLPKYPPSKEFDAKLREEETRRQRAVNKGYEHESVGRNFRESKAVPIPDANAEFQATVGRQGQCNSKCITKKYNPEEDGDYGFHREPAKSRALDVLSHSGQSVHPSVYGSSRNMNLKEEDLTSPDHGFRSRKSELRKQKSYWQGSTAKLSRFSNSVAVQGDPLLDMSGDSSANSQWPEDQFGMRCSHQADGDSKQLLDGLKSSQKNDFHPIGKDRAKGYANKNARMHHSGPLLAPEDNLEEMLKEHERQIQQAVRKARLGKDKTKKADSESGLTESLFHHVRNQ from the exons aTGGGTTGTATATGCTCCAAAGGAAAATCTGCAGACCAATATGTTGCTGAAAACCATGCCAAAGATAGATCCTCCAACACCAAGCATTTGAGATTGGGGGGAAGAGAACTAACAGAGAATGATGCTACGGCTCACCTCATATCCAATGCAAATGCAATTGGACATGGAAATGGAACAGAAGAAGCCTCCACCTCCTCGGATGAACATCATCAAGGGGACAAGAATGTCAATGCCAATGCAACCGAACAATCACCACAACCTAAGGTGTGTAGGATATTTAGTGTAACTGGAGGGGAAAGAGGAGGACAGGTTCTTACTGGCTGGCCCTCTTGGCTCACTGCAGTTGCTGGTGAAGCCATTAGTGGTTGGATACCTCGCAGGGCTGATTCCTTTGAGAAGTTGGATAAG ATTGGCCAAGGAACTTACAGCAGTGTTTATAGAGCTCGTGATCTcgaaacaaataaaattgttgCACTCAAGAAGGTTCGATTTGCTAATATGGATCCAGAAAGTGTCCGTTTTATGTCAAGGGAAATCATTGTGCTGCGAAGGCTTGATCATCCAAATGTCATGAAGCTTGAAGGCATGATTACTTCAAGGTTTTCTGGTAGCTTGTACCTTATTTTTGAATATATGGACCATGATCTTGCAGGCCTTGCAGCAATACCCAACATCAAGTTTACTGAAGCACAG ATCAAGTGTTACATGCAACAGCTTCTTCGTGGTCTTGAGCATTGTCACAGTCGTGGTGTTATGCACCGTGACATCAAGGGCTCAAATCTTCTGCTTGACAGTAATGGCAATCTGAAGATTGGTGATTTTGGGCTTGCAGCTTTGTTTCAGCCATCTCATGGGCAGCCTTTAACTAGTCGTGTCGTAACCTTGTGGTACCGACCACCTGAACTTTTGCTTGGAGCTACAGATTATGGAGTTACTGTGGATTTGTGGAGTGCTGGATGTATTCTGGCAGAGTTGTTTGTTGGGAAGCCTATAATGCCTGGACGAACAGAG GTGGAGCAACTACATAAAATCTTCAAACTTTGTGGATCTCCATCTGAAGAATACTGGAAGAAGTCAAAGCCACCACATGCAACAGTTTTTAAACCTCAACAACCTTACAAATGTGTTATTTCTCAGACATTCAAGGATATTCCATCATCTGCACTGAGCCTATTGGAGGTCCTTCTTTCTGTAGAACCGAAAGATCGAGGAACTGCTTCTTTAGCCCTTCAGCATGAG TTCTTCACAGCAATGCCACTTCCTTGTGATCCATCAACGTTACCAAAGTACCCACCAAGTAAGGAGTTTGATGCCAAACTTCGCGAAGAGGAAACTAGAAG ACAAAGAGCAGTAAATAAAGGATATGAACATGAATCAGTTGGGAGAAATTTTAGAGAGTCCAAAGCTGTGCCAATACCTGATGCTAATGCTGAGTTTCAGGCAACTGTGGGG AGACAAGGACAGTGTAATTCTAAGTGCATTACTAAGAAGTACAATCCTGAAGAGGATGGTGATTACGGCTTCCACCGCGAACCTGCAAAGTCAAGAGCACTCGATGTATTATCTCATTCTGGCCAGTCAGTGCATCCAAGTGTATATGGATCCTCACGCAATATGAATCTGAAAGAGGAAGATCTCACTAGCCCAGATCATGGCTTTAGATCAAGAAAGTCTGAGTTGAGAAAACAAAAATCCTATTGGCAAGGTAGCACTGCAAAATTGTCAAGATTTTCTAATTCAGTTGCAGTTCAAGGTGATCCACTGCTTGATATGAGTGGTGACTCTAGTGCGAATTCGCAGTGGCCAGAAGATCAGTTTGGCATGAGATGTAGCCATCAGGCTGATGGTGATTCCAAACAATTGTTGGATGGACTCAAATCTTCACAGAAGAATGACTTTCATCCTATTGGGAAGGATCGTGCTAAG GGCTATGCTAACAAAAATGCCCGCATGCACCATTCTGGACCTTTGCTGGCTCCAGAGGATAATCTTGAAGAAATGCTTAAGGAACATGAAAGGCAAATCCAACAGGCTGTCCGCAAAGCTCGTTTAGGTAAGGACAAGACAAAAAAGGCTGACAGTGAGAGTGGCCTAACTGAATCACTATTTCACCATGTGAGAAATCAATAG